Part of the Nicotiana sylvestris chromosome 2, ASM39365v2, whole genome shotgun sequence genome, CTCATCTCTATAGACAAattcaagagaaaaagaaaaccgTTTCTTTCAATGCAACTATGGCTGAACCTAAAAATGAAGATGAAGTAGAAGGAGGAGAACAAGATGAAAACATTGCAATGCTCTCGCAAGTTATGACCAACTTAATGAGAAGAAACAAAAACTATAGTAGAGGTAAGTTTAAATTTAGAAAAGGAAGGGAGAGCAATGAAATAGATAAAAATGGTGGAAGATGTTACGTATGTGGAAAGCTCGGACACGTCCAAGATGACTGTCCGGAATTAAAAAGGAAGCATAGTAGGAaagtacaaaagaagaaaacttttTGGAGCATGGAGCAACGAAGAGGAATTTGATCATGAAGAAATTGCCAATATGTGTTTTATGGATCTTAGCGACAATGAAGAACCAGATAAACTTGCACTAATGACATAcaacaatgaagaagaagatgattcaagaagACCCTATTCACCGTTGGATGAAGGAACTAGTGAAGTACATACTCATTTATGTCCATCTTGTTATAAACTTCAAGAATTTGTTGATATTGCTCTTGCAGACATTGAAAGAGTAGTAAATGAACTCAGAAAAGTCAAAAtcaaaagagaaagagaaagagaaaagaaggactGCGCCCTGAAACTAGAAATATGCGAAGTTGAAAGTGATATACATCAAAAAGAAGTAAACGAACTCAGGCTTCAATTGAATGGTCTACAAAAATCTTCTAGTTATAGTTCAGTTCAAAATGTtcctattaaaaataaaatagcgTGCACCTTCTATGATAAAAATGGGCATAACACTAATAATTGCAGGAACAGAATTAGAGCTGAGAATAATTCTAGAAATGTCAACAACTCACCTTGCACCTACTGTGGCAAAAGAGGTCACGCCTCAAATCATTGCAGGTTCAAAAACAACAGGAGGTGGATTTGGAGACCAAAATCttcaaatcaaactaaaaaatCTAACCAGTCAGGACCCAAGCAGGCTTGGGTACCTAAAAATAAGTAATCATGTCTTGCAAGAACACCACAAGAAGAATCGAAAAGGAAAATGGTATCTCGACAGCGCGTGTTCCAGACATATGAAGGGTGACAAACAATTATTCAAATCAATCACCAAGCTAGATGGAGAAACAATTACATTTGGTGACAAATCCAAAGGAAATGTTATTAGTACTGGAAAGGTTCCTTTAAGCTCTACATGTGATGTGGATGAAGTTTACTTAGTGGATGAACTCGGGTACAATCTTCTCAGCACTAGTGTCaagacccaaaccgataggccacgatgggtacccggtaccttactcaaccgattaccaacgtaacgtatctttcttattacatcatcataaacacgtgacatacgggcctaataggccaacataatcatttatcaactcaaaatataggccgacaaggccgtacaatctttcacatacatgacatatgtctacaagcctctaagaatacataaatatcataagaGTCAAGACAGAgtctcgccataccaaacaatacatgtataaatcatactaatcaaacaagcaactccgaagcaaatggagcgcaccaacatcttccgctgagctgatagcctacttggagggctctcgacctttctatctggacctgcgggcataaaatgcagcgtccccaggcaaaagagatgttagtacgaataatgtaccgagtatgtaaggcatataaataagtacataagagacatggaagaaatatagagtacatgacccaacctgtaagtctgaataactttgcaaatcataaattacttttagcgtcatgcatatgcgtatgaatgtcatgtcgtgcataggtacatgtttcataacatcatcagcctctgagggcatcccatcatatcatatcggccactgtgggcaaaatcatcatcgtataccagctgatcaggtggtggtgcgtatataacgccataacctttcccatatcccatacatatatatacatacatatataagcgtatataacaccatttgaatacatacatatatatgcatatataactccatttgaatacatacatatatacgcgtatataatgtcgtttgaatcatatttaagccactgtgggcaacattatcatcatataccagttgatcaggtggtggtgcgtatataacgctgtaatcttttcccatatcccatatacatatacatacatatatacgcgtatataacgtcatctggtcatgggtcaatgcacatgaatgcaatgcatgaaaagtacgttaataaaatctttcggaattgtcataagaccactttgcctttgagtaatatcttAAAGTaacctcttttcaactttcgtatttttctgagacccatgaacagatgataaaatattatgacacatggaaattcaagaacatagatatttctaatacttctatgaatagaatcattCATAGGATttatgcatttgcacgtttcgctcgtatcgtatggataatgccaaaagaaagaagggatagtcttaacatacctattccaagaattatttgaacgaatctgcttttgCAAAATAGGGATGAAATTTATTTTGCTTTCACGTTTTTTTTGGACCGATGAAAGGTGTATAGTGAGTCACCTTAGGGGAGGGGGAAGCTGCCACGTTTCTTGGGGGTATGATTTTGataattttatccacttattagttaaccgggtaatattatgttacccggtaattaatcaattactcgcataatttaaaaattaccacaaattacttaaattctatttattttcaaaatactacatatatactttatatattatactaccgtggtcatatggtacctcgcatggtactagtttatattTATTGGGTATTATTacttgacccgtattttatcccaaatcggtaaactttgacgaaaattcattttctttgacttgcttccccttccatcttcacgaatttactcatcacttgtgaaataacataatccttaaaatctccaaataatatttttcttgGACTgttgtcaattaccttacgacaaattcaacatacaatactacggggtgcaacatcgtcgtaacttattactgtaaAGCGTAACATtttcgtaatgtaatactgctgggtagaacactgttgtaacttaatactgcaggacgtaatattacggggtgtaatatcattcccccctttgaaacattcgtcctcgaatgttgactgatgctcttatcattttcgtaactcatagctcttgtgaatacattaATACTATTCTTGCCATTCAAGCatttgctctgtgaataaatccaaagtctagggtatttccCCCTTTAGTtgttttgctcatatcatgacctgtggtcgaaatcttcctaatcttgcaacttctgttacctcctgtcatgcagcctgtatgaccctgacttgtaggtgcacttatgcgattcatctttcctttttccttttatcttttagtcgaTCTTTAGGCCTTACTttatatatacaaggcttaataggatgcccctctaggcctctataggtatactgaagtcctttgctcgatactttgtataACTTGCGAGTATGGCCATATCATATTTCATAGATCTgattatccattcatatgactttactgcatttacatgggttatatcatacattttttttacttcaatttacctctactgaggtatgcttaccaagctcTCAGTTACTTTTGTTTCCTATCATTTGGGTATAAATCTCAATCCttcaatgctccttcattaccgttcgtcttaagaatggcggcttaatctcatctcatactttgtgacttttttccatccattattgattcgcctcaatattaatctacaatataccactgataacttgaaacttcttacgtcataccttgccactagggctttacgttccatcgaggaatatttaaagtgattttcctgatttacttaggggtgatactatacttcaacgaccgtattttatagcatcccaatgtgattcacttatGTGGTTATTTTAATCTCGTACAATCCATGAAAttctcttcaaatcattactcactcgaaggcctaaacgtcatcctttattcaTCACAATTACACTGTCATTGTACTATTAGGGCAgtattccatcttttctaaatgctactagtcttagactcctttgagtttattcaggctatactgagctttctataacttagagaaaccatcaactcttcttgttttcatgggcttaatcccgaggacttatccattctcgtcaccttctctctcgccttttcttatccttactcttgtcttcctaaaaccttgtcgctctaccatacattagcttgcgacctatacatatctatttatactattcgcaactttccttcaacttgcttgcaccatagatttccttatgttattccggaacatcaagtgagacatcacatcgtctctaactcttctttactttcttagTCAAGCTTTTCGATATCTAGACCAAAGGCTGGAAGGTATGCTACTAATGATGCCGCTATTATTATTAGATAATGAATCCCaacacttctagccttctatccgaagtatggactattcacatattctgccttgagtatctcgtacgctgTTCACATTTACCTTTCTTATCTTAAAATCTCGcgtcgtatcttctatctctttcatgacctctcttccacataggtataattcacgtccataacttgaagctctattatagtTCTTACACCTcaggtgcatacacaatccggtgggagcttcttACTAACTTCTTTTGAGGCCGGTACTCTTCAGTTAGCTTCATCATAGAGctattataaaatatggctattGTACTATCTTTCCTATACCTCTACTACTTAAGAGTGATCCTGAAGTCTATAATTCCCTTGGTCCCTCCTATTTTGCTTagtcgatgtaactctttagtctcATCTTCTTTCTGATCAGCCTCTATATAGGCTTAAGATATCTTCCGACCTGCGGCTCCTAGTATtaattattactttagcctttcatgggcgttatgtaatatccatgatacaatcttctaacaattcaatcctttgtctatgccctgggctcaattcttcctttttaacttatactggagtcttctatggctgtatgattgtcaacaaatatgctgcctggataatgctccaaaatcttgagtgtatccatcacgtactaactctggatcattgatcaaataattctttcgttccatcttagctttctctCAACgcaagctattacttttcctggtccttctgccccttgttgcgtccatacttaactcaccttagtgcccacacttgtaaagttttcatacaactcgtatgatctcgaatattacttttaattcttacttcccgttcattatccACGGTAGGTgacactttcctttggaatgcttacaatgttgttgcgagattgttgttacacgacaaTTTCCTCTTTAGGTAGTTttgtttaggttgaagccttgtttcttatctcctcaggtagtctttcgttgtagtacttagggagaacccttgactctcgtaaagttgtgGGGTTATTACgaacctttttgatgtccttacttgcctataatcatctgtagttgcttacttctatgcccttgtgcttgtatagttgcttctaaactgatattttgactgccttcctagtggCACCTTTTTTtaatccccgtaacactcatacagtaGCTTTAACTATCCCGActtttgtttgaatatatctcaagtattataatgatattcttcgaagCTGAATTTTTCCATGTtaggttctactatgtttatcatACACGATCTAATGACTCGTCTGCAACCTCCTATTTTTCCATAACTGGAATCTTcctaaccaattactaactactggttggcccattctcataccaatattcctcgtaatctttcttgggttatttcctttgtcttaacttatgtctcgcactggctctttatttattaataacagctcgggcaggaattttcacttcctttctttgacgtcgtgcttgcacaatattcttgaatcgtagcgtatctataagatttggataagtgtcatctcattcctctttcatttatcgcattcttcctttaccactccatagtcactagaaccacttaactctgacttaatgccacatcacaccatattcccccctttagggtgTACTAAAAGCCAAAGCCACGAGGATATACCTATAGATGTtgtacctcttcatctttgatgttgtttctcaacatcaatgatacttACTCGTgttgcggcaatccttctgtaccaaggatgacaaataccctt contains:
- the LOC138884206 gene encoding uncharacterized protein — translated: MIKKENLPIPPTKNANGEIITSTDPLDLDDYTDEQAAIITVNVKAKNLFCETAKEIWDKLEVTYEGTNKVEETRINLLVREYELFQKKDGESVEECFLDSTKSLESSNLLEGLLKVANRGDLIAFEKTHLYRQIQEKKKTVSFNATMAEPKNEDEVEGGEQDENIAMLSQVMTNLMRRNKNYSRGSIVGKYKRRKLFGAWSNEEEFDHEEIANMCFMDLSDNEEPDKLALMTYNNEEEDDSRRPYSPLDEGTSEVHTHLCPSCYKLQEFVDIALADIERVVNELRKVKIKREREREKKDCALKLEICEVESDIHQKEVNELRLQLNGTELELRIILEMSTTHLAPTVAKEVTPQIIAGSKTTGGGFGDQNLQIKLKNLTSQDPSRLGYLKISNHVLQEHHKKNRKGKWYLDSACSRHMKGDKQLFKSITKLDGETITFGDKSKGNVISTGKVPLSSTCDVDEVYLVDELGYNLLSTSVKTQTDRPRWEKDHQTKSANQQNQPVEAPSEDHDLSPPNQSTNISSGNTPNEWRNEPGYPRKFIIGDPQEGITTRRSQKNTSHIALISQIEPKKIDEALNILIGSTL